The Zea mays cultivar B73 chromosome 7, Zm-B73-REFERENCE-NAM-5.0, whole genome shotgun sequence DNA segment ttcttctcctccgcggcgacccaccacgctgctcggtccaccgcgtcctccgggacccgtggcagggagggcttgtgccaccccacctcctaaagaAGGGGGGAAGGAAAcccgatcgtaagaaccaggagcgacccgatgtatgaagaaggaaggagcgaacactcaccagagttacgcacccctggtcggggcgcatccgaagctgggagaaggcgtgggagtccggcttccccatcgcagccgacacccgccattgaagggcgtcgaagggaagaggatcaggggacatttgtgagccctcccagtcagcctccggggtcatctcccaaagcggcagccgccgctccgccaagggaagcaccctccgacggtggatggcggcaaccactcctgcagcggtgagtcccccctcccgcaacgccttcagggcctggagaagggggttcgaggttcttctgtctctcgtgcggggtcccatgaCACCAGGCATCGGAGGcagcggtgactactcgctgggagaacggcgggagcaactcaccgtcattccggaggtagaaccaccggcgctgccactccTTGTTCGAGGatgcgaggatggcaggaatgtactgcgacgcccgcgactgcctcagcaagagggtgcagccgccggcccgcaccgctgcgcggaccttcctctcccccgtcggcaaggcaaaaagctcggcgaagaagagatgagtccacaaatcccaatggggggcgatccccaaatacccttcgcacaccgctacgaagatagcggcctgcgagatggagttgggggtgaggttgtgcaactccaccccatagtggaacaggattgcccgcataaagcggcccgtcggcacaccgaatccccgctcttggaaggagacgaagctcacgacgtaccccggcggtggggatggagcgactccgcccatgggaggaatccattctggtcgctgctcgtcggtgagagggcgaagcaaaccctcgccgaccagctcctccagatcgctcgccgtcaccgtggaaaagggccacggatcgcgcggtgagatgatggtcacccgatcagccatcaccaaaacggaagggatggcggcgcaaggggcaggaagggcggttttccTCTTCACTGgctaaagtctctcgggttgcgaaaacctaaaggaagaggctggaagcggagcgaagaaccgtcaccagaccctctcccgggtatataaagaccaaggcgagaccgtttccagcgctccgcccggaccggacgcaggattcaaaaaacgcgaagcgaaacggccgttcctcgaacggctcgcgcacgcgcaacggccgccctaccgaccactcgccccgtcgcattaactccgcggcgggacagacgacgcttctggcaggagaagcgggcgacgcctcgccttcgccataataaccgcgccaaaaaaggtacgccacgacgttcgatttcgtatccttttccttttttcctctttctctatctcttgcaacagggaccgggaaagggggataccccaaaaaggatccttccctgtgaaggaaccgggctccgagccccccctactgatcagaggttcgaaggctggccctccgaggggttcaacagtcgcctcagatcgcgtgggccctacacccactactggtcagaggttcgaaggccgccccccccgaagggctccacggccgccccaggctactcaggctccgcgcccattactgatcaggggttcgaaggctggcccccaaagggttcacaatcgcctcagacaccgagcgagggatgaccaggggtacgttcgatacataaccaaggctcgggctgcgctcccgaggtaccctaggacatttccgagaccagcgggagcgatcttgtaacggaatcccatcagagggaggcatcgagccctcggaccccgtcgccaggggaccgggtccggcagatcacccgcaggtacttttgggcgtgcctctgggcccctagccgacccccaatgaacggggcacggacgtccactcggattacccgcttgcagctcaccggagacaccatgttcggtgcccatcgagggtaacatggcgctctcccccctcctccttgcggaaaggcgacgtaggggcgtatgtaaaaaagccgagtctgtccctgatcgccctctcgccctgtgcagaggctcgggggctgctctcgcaaacccggctctggccgaaccgttgacagcgtcaacataccagcccgagaacttgggccccgaccgtgcacccgggctatggccagttcgcatgagggaacaaccagaccagccaaagcattacgcaaggcattaagacctcggaggagtgaaaccactcctccgaggcctcgggggctacacccggcgggtgcgctcgcgcgcacccaccggaacaaaatgcaaccgagaaaggctggtccccttgcaaaaaagtgcgacgaaagcctccaagcgagtgctaacactcccttcgaggctcgggggctactgtcggggaccataattaggggtaccctcaagacgcctaattctcagctggtaacccccatcagcataaagctgcagaggcctgatgggtgcgattaagtcagggatcagtccatacgagcgactcgatcacgcctcgcccgagcctagcctcgggcaagggcagccgaccccgaggaatTTCCGTCTcgccgtaaaaaaccggtggtttgccttgtgggacggaaagtaaaggagtgcgttttgaaatgcgagggtagcgtaaggggatcttactaaacttattgcgctcatgacgcttagaagtgacggacgatgTGTCGgacccggaggtggaaggcgacgaagaatcggtctcatagtagaccactttcttcattttcttcttcttgtcgccactccggtgcgacttgacgcggggaggtgattcctccctcttcttgttgccggactcccccgatggagctttcccgtggcttgtagcgggcttctcaccggtcaccatctccttcttggcgtgagctcccgacatcacttcgagcggttaggctctaatgaaaaactgggctctgataccaattgaaagtcgcctagaggggggtgaataggcaaatctgaaatttataaagtttaagcacaactacaagctggggttagcgttagaaatataatcgagtccgaaagagaggacgaaaaacaaatcacaagcaaatagcgagagtggcacgatgatttgttttaccgaggtttggttcttgcaaacctactccccgttgaggtggtcacaaagaccgggtctctttcaaccctttccctctctcaaacggtcacttagaccgagtgagcttctcttctcaatcaattgggacacttagtccccacaaggaccaccacacaattggtgtctcttgctttaattacaaatgtcttgggaacaagaatagaggaagaagaaaagcgatccaagcgcaagagctcaaaagaacatgacaaaactctctcttctagtcactaattgctttgagtagaattgagacttggagagattttgttcaatctatttgtgtcttgtattgaatgcactagctcttgtattgaatgtgttggctgaaaacttggatgccttgaagtgtggtggttggggggtatttatagccccaaccaccaaagtagtcgttggggaggctatctgtcgatgggcgcaccggacagtccgatgcgctagccacgtcacccaactgttagggttcgaccgttggagctctgacaagtgggaccactggacagtcctgtggtgcaccggacagtcactgttcactgtccggtgcaccttttggcgcctgctctgactctgcgcgctgtccgcgcactgttcacgcattgttcacttttgcagacgaccgttggcgctgatagccgttgctccgcatggcacaccggatagtccggtgctacactggacagtccggtgaattatagcggagtggcattcccagaaacccgaagctgagcagttcgagtgaattcaccctggtgcaccggacactgtccggtggcacaccggacagtccggtgcgccagaccagggcagccttcggttggttttgctcctttttatttgaaccctttcttggactttttattggtttgtgttgaacctttggtacctgttgaacttataatctagagcaaactagttagtccaattatttgtgttgggaaattcaaccaccaaaatcatttaggaaaaggtttgaccctatttccctttcaataatctTGCCAACTTATCCCTAATCTGTCCCGATATTCAAGGACGCTGCATGCGGGAAAGTCGGATAGACGCTATGGATAGCGCTCAAGTCTGACGGGTTGCTCGAGCCTGAGTTTGCTTCTTTCCCGTGACGGCCCACTCCGCCAGTAGTTCTCTCCTGGCCCACGAAGGCATGGCCTTGCGAGAAAATAGGCCAAGAGCCtctcgcgaggccttcttgccttctagtgggtctgggggatatttgtcccccacaagcccccaatatttgagttgattttgaaataatcagcccaaagattctaggtccggcTCGTGTGTTTGTTATGTGGTGTGGTTTCCATTCTGCCAATGGGTGCACCAAAATTGCGCCCATGGGGTGTAGCTCCTAATCTTTGAGTGGCTCATTAAAAATAAACCTCTCAAAGGTCTTCTTCTTATGCTTTGGAGATCAACGCCTTGTCATCctattatgctttagaaatcagcatttcgtCTTCTGAGGCTAagaatctattgggtgcaccaaaggtgcacccaatgggtgtagcccccgagctttgagtagatttttgaaaataatccactcaaaggtctataTCTTGTGCTTTAGAAACCAGCATTCTATCATcaacttatgctttagagatcagcattttgTCTTCCTGCGACTAAAAAATCTATTGGGGTGCACCCAatgagtgtagcccccgagctttgagtagatttttgaaaataatccgctcAAAGGTCTtcgtcttatgctttagaaatcagcatttcatcgtcatcttgtgctttagaaatcaacattttgtcTTCATCTCATGTTCTTGTAAATTCAACCAACGTTATCTGTCTATGCCCTGTTAGGTCTATAATTTATTTGATCAgtgacagattggacgtctggcAGATGGCTCTCGGCTGGACATCACTCCGCTTTGTGCTTCAATGCCTCTGCTGATTAGACTTGCGgttcagtagctatatttggaCTTTCTCTCATCTCAGCTGATCCCGTAGTCCTGGCCCGACatgattatatattttttattttacaaaaaacgtatatacatatatacaatttatattcaatattaaaaacatccgagcatgatgttctactggttagacagctttaCCCAGTGTCTTCcgtccttcttccatcagggcgtaGGTTCGAACCccaaccccacctcctgcaccgtttttaacattttacgctgatttaatcaaatgggctgACAGGCTAACGGACCGGTCCGACACAGTCAGCAGGtcggcatgacgtgcctgggccAGAGCTGTGGCCCGCAGGCGTCTGGCCTGTGCCGGACCATCGCTTGGCATATATAGGCGTGCAgcgggttaatttgaaatagctgtgaggggttatttgtaaaaaagatgacgcatgacgaccgttgaaactggtgctttaagcatgcaacgggttaatttgaaatagctgtgaggggttatttgtaaaaagatgatgcgtgacgaccgttgaaactgatgctttaagtatagtagagatatAACCCTTTTATCCTATTAGGTTGAGTTCTTGGCTTGGAGGCCACGGCACCTTGTTATGTGTTTTCTTGGCAGACTTTATGTCAAcctatctgtcggggaccataattaagggtaccctcaagacgcctaattctcagctggtaacccccatcagcataaagctgcagaggcctgatgggtgcgattaagtcagggatcagtccatacgagcgactcgatcacgcctcgcccgagcctagcctcgggcaagggcagccgaccccgaggaatttccgtctcgcccgaggcccccctttaacggcggacacatctccggctcgcccgaggccttgccttcgctaagaagcaaccctgactaaatcgccgcgccgaccgaccgagtcgcaggagcatttaacgcaaaggtggcctgacacctttatcctgacgcgcgccccccggcagagccgaagtgaccgccgtcacttcgccgctccactgaccggtctgacagaaggacagcaccgcctgcgccactccgactgcagtgccacttgacagagtgagactgacaggcagtcaggccttgccaaaggcgccataggaaactccgctccgcccgacccagggctcggactcgggctaagccccggaagacggcgaactccgctccgcccgacccagggctcggactcgggctaggccccggaagacggcgaactccgctccgcccgacccagggctcggactcgggctaagccccggaagacgacgaactccgctccgcccgacccagggctcggactcgggctaagccccggaagacgacgaactccgctccgcccgacccagggcccggactcgggctaagccccggaagacgacgaactccgctccgcccgacccagggctcggactcgggctaagccctcgaagacgacgaactccgctccgcccgacccagggctcggactcgggctaggccccggaagacgacgaactccgcttcgcccgaccccagggctcggactccgccctggcctctgccgaacaacctccgcctcgcccgacccaggggctcgggctcggcctcggccatggaagacagactcgacctcggcttcggaggagcctccacgtcgcccgacctagggcacaggcccgccacgtcaacaggaagcgccatcatcaccctaccccgagccgactcgggccgcagagaacaagaccggtgtcccatctggctagctccgccagataggcaatgatggcgccccgctagccctgtgacgacggcggctctcagctcccttacggaagcagggggacgtcagcaaggactcaaccgctccgacagctgtccctccgccagactccgttgctcctccgacagccacgacattacaccagcagggtgccaagatctctccggctgccacattggcatgtacttagggcgctagctctccctccgctagacacgtagcactctgctacatccccattgtacacctggatcctctccttacgcctataaaaggaaggaccagggccttcttagagagggttggccgcgcggggacgagggcgggacaggcgctctcttggggccgctcgcttccctcacccgcgtggacgcttgtaaccccctactgcaagcgcacccgacctgggcgcgggacgaacacgaaggccgcgggatttccacctctctcacgcccgtctccggccacctcgctttccccccttcgcgctcgcccacgcgctcaacccatctgggctggggcacgcggcacactcactcgtcggcttagggacccccggtctcgaaacaccgacactatCTTCTTGCTGCTAGTTAGTTTTATAGGGAAACTTTATAATCTTGATCCATCGGAGGCACCTCATTTTGTTGGCACCATGTCTGATCCGCCATATACTTATTTTCATGCTAAACTTCACCACATTTTGTTGGCACCATGTCTCATCCGTCATATACTTATTTTCACGCCAAACTTTACCAAAGGTCAGTCGTGGCAAACTTCAACACCAACCGGACTCTtagagcttgttcggttattttcaatccatatgaatTGGAGATGATTAATATATATTGGGAGAAATTTTGACTTACTAGGAATTGAAACCCCCTCAATTCTGCTCAATCTATATGGATTAGGATAGAACTGAACATAGCCTAATATGTTTTAGAATCGAAGTCCATATCGTTATTAGACACCCACAACATATCACATGAGTTCCACGTGAGAGGTAGGGCATACTAGCCTACAAGCGGTAGTTTTGTGTGATGATAGACGAATTTATGATTTGTTGATACAATAGTTAGAAAAACTCGAATCGATATGGATTTTGATTTAAAAAATTAATGAGTTCTACACAACTCACGAGTATTTTACTAGTTAAACAAAGCAAAAGTGGGTAATTCTTTACTCCTATAAATCATTAGTTTCTCTGTTTTCCACCGTCATCCCTTTTATAAAAAAGTAAGTATACTTCTTTCTAATCTAACTCGCACTCTTGACGTGGGTTGGTACCTGCAAAATAGACCGTGAGAAAACATCTAAGCCTAATACGGCACGAAGCCACACACATCGCATCGCTTTCGAATAGTAACAAATCGCTAGCTGAAGGAGGCCGAACGACCAAACTAGCTATAAAAAGGAACATGTCTTTTTTTCAGCTAATATCTTTCtcacccttttggctaagatCTGCAGTTTAATATCTGGTATGTGAGTCATGTGTGTACTTTAATTTTTAATTTATTTTGTGTGGGCAGAATCCACTTaaattttaaatttattttttgtgAGGAAGTCCACCACATTGGCTTGCCATTAGGCGCCTTATGTGTCGTACAACAGTTACACCACTACACCATTAAATATAATTAATGTGTTATTGCAATACACGAATATTATAATAGTTTTTAAAAAGGTACATGTATAAATACACTAGTACAATACAAAAGATATGAAAATAGATAGATGAGCACGATTAAACAAAAAGTGGCATGGGAAACGCCCACTTGCAGCCCTTGGGCCACTGCGTCCACGTCACGATTAGTGGCTCTGCTCCGTCACCACAACGGTTCCACGACGGACAAAAAACGTGGGCCTCCATACGGCCCGCATGGTTGAGGATACGGCCCACAGCCGCAGCAAAACGACAGTCGCCACCCTTGTCCCCAACCACCGTTGGGAGCCGGCAGCCCCGCACGCTTCTTCTTCCCGCCGCGCCGCCACCCCACCAATCCCCAGTCCCCCACGAAAGACCAAACCCCTCGCCCTCCTCCGCTATTTCCCAGCCGAATCCCACCCATCCCGACCAATTCTGTGGTCCGCCGCGCCCTCCATACCCCCGCCCCTGTGGCGCACTCATCTCTCTCGCCGCGGCAAAATCGTTTAGCCGTCCCAATCCGACCACTTTTCTCCGATCGAGCATGAGCATGGCGTTCTCCTGCGCGGGCGCGCGCCTCCACGGTCGCACCGGCGTCGGCGGCGCCAAATGCCGTCCCGGCGCGGCTCTGCTCGGGCGGCGGGGCACCTGCTTCCGTCCGACCGCCTGGAGGTGGAGCACCGCCAGGGGAATCCGCGCTGACCTCCCGCCACCGCCGCGGGCGAGCGCGGATGGCGCCGCCACCTCCGGCCCGGACGTCGTCGTCCCCGAAGCGGGGGACGCTACTGAGGAGGTGGCCGCGGTTGTTCAACCTGTTGTGCTCCCGGAGAAGCTTGATGTCGATGATGGTGGAAATGGCAAGCTCCCTCCCGCCGCCGGCGGCGGTGGGGACGGCGAGAATGGCGGCGGTAGCGGCGGCGGGGGTGACGGTGACGAGGAGGAGGATGAGTTCGGACCCATACTCAGCTTCGACCAGGTGGTCCAGGAGGCGGAGAAGAGAGGGGTTAGTCTGCCCAGTTTGCCCACGGACATAGTTGAGGCGGCCAAGAGCGTTGGGATTcagaaactgctgctgctgagataTCTGGACATGCAGGTCTTTTGAAGAGTTCTTGTTATTTTACTTGTGTTTTTTGTTTGTTTGCGTTGTTAGTTTGATTCTGACGTGTCTGACTTGAAATTGTTTTGTTGTTTGGATTTCAAAGGCGTCGGCTTGGCCCTTGGGGCCTGCAATTAGGTCCTGCTCGCTTCTCCGGAATAGGATGCTGGTTGATCCTGCATTCCTCTTCAAAATTGGCACTGAGGTTGGTTCAGTTGTTTACTTCAACTAGTATTGTATATTTGTGCAATGATACTGACATGATTCCATGGGTTCAGTTTTGACTGTTTCCTCCATGGTTATGTTGCAGATAGTCATCGATACATGTTGTGCGACATTTGCTGAGGTTCAGAAGAGAGGGGAGGAGTTTTGGTCAGAATTTGAGTTGTATGCTGCAGATATGTTGGTAGGAGTAGTTGTTAATGTAGCTTTAGTCGGCATGTTAGCGCCATATGCTCGATTTGgtagcagatctgcatcagaaggtCTCCTTGGGCGCGTTAGGCATGCTTATGATGCCCTCCCAAGCAGGTTTGTTGTCAACATAAATTATCCTCTGAAGTTATATCTTAAGCATACCATTCTACAAGTTGTGTGAACCTATTTGAACTATTGAAATTTACTCAACCAGGAAAAAATAATTACTCAAAACTGATAATTATTAGAAGGGATTCTTGTAGATGTGTTATTTAGGGGCATCAAATACTGCTGTCGTGCTTGTTTCATTCTTTCTTTTTTGGTTGGGTAGGGGTTGGTCATTTCCTGCATTGGACTAAAATGACATCTATGCGGGATCAATATCTTTTCTATCTTTTCTATGCCAATGAATGATACACAATGTTTGATACCCCCGAGCTGCTCTCATAAGAATGAACCATGAAAATGTTCACAGAATAATTCAGTCTCATTTTTACCAGTATCATAAATGCCAGTTGGACATGTTATTTTTTGTACTTAATGACAAGGAAAAAATATGGAAAATTATTAAATCTGGAGGCTGGAGCTGAAATGCTTAATCCTTAGCTTCTGCATTCGC contains these protein-coding regions:
- the LOC103648205 gene encoding protein RETICULATA-RELATED 1, chloroplastic; protein product: MSMAFSCAGARLHGRTGVGGAKCRPGAALLGRRGTCFRPTAWRWSTARGIRADLPPPPRASADGAATSGPDVVVPEAGDATEEVAAVVQPVVLPEKLDVDDGGNGKLPPAAGGGGDGENGGGSGGGGDGDEEEDEFGPILSFDQVVQEAEKRGVSLPSLPTDIVEAAKSVGIQKLLLLRYLDMQASAWPLGPAIRSCSLLRNRMLVDPAFLFKIGTEIVIDTCCATFAEVQKRGEEFWSEFELYAADMLVGVVVNVALVGMLAPYARFGSRSASEGLLGRVRHAYDALPSSVFEAERPGYKFSVQQRIGTYFFKGILYGSVGFFCGLVGQGIANLIMTAKRSVKKSDDDVPVPPLLKTSALWGAFLAVSSNTRYQIINGLERLVEASPVGKRVPAASLAFTVGVRFANNVYGGMQFVDWARMSGCQ